The window GTGGGATAAGATGGTTGATCATTCACCAGTTCAATGTACTCGATTTCTCTCTGATATATATCAGCGATGCAACGTAGTTGTATGTGAACCTGCTGGATACAGTGAGGCCAAGAATGATTTGGTAGCTGCAATGAAAGAAGAGTTGTTTATGCTTGAGAAGAACAAGACTTGAGAGCTTGTTTATCAACCTCAAGACAGAATGGTAATTGGGTTGAAATGGGTCTTTAGAACCAAGCTCAATCGTGATAGTTCAGTCAACAAGCATAAAGCAAGACTTGTAGTTAAAGAATATGCACAAATTTTTGGTGTAGATTACTTTGATACATTTGCACTAGTTGCTAGGTTTGACTTACTTCTTGCTCTTGCTGCACAATTGGGCTGGAAAGTGTATGAGATGGATGTCAAATTGGCATTTCTCAATGATTTTCTTTAGGAAAAAATTTATGTGGAGTAACCTGAGGTCTTTACGATGAAAGGAAAAGAGGCCAAAGTTTATCGGCTAAGAAAGGCACTTTATGGTCTTAAACAGATACCAAGGACCTGGTATGGTCGAATAGATGACCATTTTCTTGGCCCAGGCTTTGAAAAGAGTCCATCAGAATCTACTTTTTATGTTAAACATAATGGCATTGATATCCTTGTTGTTTCTGTCTATGTGGATGATGTACTAATTACAGGGAACAATACAAGGTATATCGAGAATTTCAAGCAAGAAATGATGCAAGCCTTCGAAATGATTGACCTTGGTTTGATGTCCTGCTTTCTTGGAATGGAAATCAagcaaggacaaaatgaagtttTCATTTGTCACAAGAAGTATGCCAAGGAGATTCTGAAGAAATTGAAAATGGAAGATTGCAAGGAGATGAGCGCTCCTCTGAACCAAAAAGAGAAACTAAGCAAAAATAATGGAGCAGATATAGTGGAGGAAGCATACTTTAGAGGCTTAATGGGTTGTTTGATATAACTCACAGCTACACAACCCGATATTCTTTATGTAGTATGCATTTTATCGTGGTTCATGCATTATGCTAGTGAGGTGCATCTAAAAGCAGCCAAGAGATTTATCAGATACATCAAAGGGACCATTAATTATGGTGTCAAGTTTCAGAAGAGTCAAAATCTAAAACTACTTGGGTATTCTGATAGTGATTGGGTTGGATCCGTGGATGACATGAAAAGCACATCGGGGTATTGCTTCAGTCTTGGCTCAAGAATTTTTTCTTGGTATTCAAATAAGCAGGACATTGTTGCTCAATCTACTGCAGAGGCAGAGTTTGTGGCTACAACATCAGCAACGAATCAAGCATTGTGGTTGAGAAAAATATTGGTGGACAACCAAGCTGCGATAGCAATTTCTCACAATCCTGTATTTCATGGAAAAAATAAACACTTGAACATCAAGTTTTTCTTCTTGAGAGATGTGCAAAAGAACAGTGATGTCACTCTATTGTATTGCAAGACTAAGGAGCAACTTGCGGATATCTTCACCAAGTCTTTACCAGCCAAGAAATTTGAGCTCCTTAGGCAAAAACTTGGAGTTTGCATCTCTTAAAGCAAGGATGAGAGTTAGAAAATTGCATTAAAAACTGCAGCAGTTCAAGTACCTTAAAACTGTGTAGCAGTTATTTACTGCATAACAATTGTTTAGTTTCTATGTTATCCCTAATTTGTAGGAGTTAGTTATATTAGATATTGACTAGTGCTAGTTATATATGAAATTAGCTAAAGATATATTTTACTACTCTAGGGGATTCTAATAGACTAGAAGTACTTTTGGCCCCTTGTGACTATGAATTGAATGAATAAATGGATGAAATCAAGAAATAATTCAACTAACAGTTCGAACCAAGAAATGGAAGAATGAAAGTCGTATGGGTTCATAAAGACTCTGTggctaaaaagtaaaaaaagataCATCGAATGAGTTCTGATAGTTTAATAATCTTATTACTTCAATCCGAAGTTCTTAATTACTTCGAGTAGATGAGTCCTAGCGAGGGAATAATTAATTCATAACTCACTGGTTGATTGTATCATtaaccatttctttttttttggtacgGGGAACTCATCATGAATCCACAAATTTCTACCGCTTCCGTTATTGTTGCTGGATTGGCTGTAGGGCTTGCTTCTATTGGACCCGGAGTTGGTCAAGGGACTGCTACATGTAGAGGGTATCGCGAGACAGCCCGAGGGAGAGGGAAAAATACGAGGTACGGTATTGCTTAGTCTTGCATTTATGAAAGCTTTAACAATTTATGGACTAGTTGTAGAATTAGCACTTTTATTTGAGAATCCTTTTGTTTAAtctatttatttttcatattttattgcCTTCGACTTGTCATTTGATTTTTCAAATTCTATCAATATTTCCCTCCTCCAATTCTTTATTCTTTGAGAAAAGAACCTACGGGAAGGGCTGATTTGCGGATGAGGAATTAGTATACTGACTCGCTTTCATCCTTCCCGTTCATAGACCAAGGGAAACTCTTTTTAGTAAGTGTGAGTGTTCCAATAACCAATAAAAGGGATTCTTTCATTTCTTTGGGCCATTGGCCATCTGCCGGGAGTTTTAGGTTTAATACCGATATTTTAGCAATAAATCCAATAAATCTAAGTGTAGTGCTTGGTGTATTGATTTTTTTGGAAAGGGAATGTGTGCGAGTTGCTTATTCAAGAATAGGCTAGACCACCCAGTTGTACCCTTTTCCGTTATAACTAGGAAAGAGAGGTGCATGATCTCACGAATTACTTCTGAATAAATTCAGAAATTATATGTAAGAACCTTTATTTTCAGTTGAGTTTGTAAACTCTATAAATTTGTCTAAAGTTTCTAATGAATAAGTATGTTTGCTTTCATTATCAGATTCCTGATTTTCTTTTAAAGTTCTTCAACCTCATGTTTAACTTGTTTAATTGCTagtaaatcagatttttctattCTTCATTCTCTGTAAAACCTACAAGGAGTCCAGTCCCTTAATTCTTTTCTTCTAACTGGAATAGAGAACAATGAACATAGttagaaaataaagtatttattTTAACTATATAGTGGACGGAGAGGAAATGCTTAAGAGAAAATGGGGAATAAACACAAAAAAGTTAAGCTGAATGGTACATTTCTCAAGAGCAAAGAATTTGGTTGTCTCATCCGAAGGCGCATGTGGGTTTGTTGCTTCTTCTGGTGGTAGTGTGGGGTCTAATGGAAAATTAGAAAAAGAGGAGGAGGATGTGAAAACTCATTGCTAGAGCTGCTAATGCAGCT is drawn from Nicotiana tabacum cultivar K326 chromosome 22, ASM71507v2, whole genome shotgun sequence and contains these coding sequences:
- the LOC142176107 gene encoding secreted RxLR effector protein 161-like, whose amino-acid sequence is MHYASEVHLKAAKRFIRYIKGTINYGVKFQKSQNLKLLGYSDSDWVGSVDDMKSTSGYCFSLGSRIFSWYSNKQDIVAQSTAEAEFVATTSATNQALWLRKILVDNQAAIAISHNPVFHGKNKHLNIKFFFLRDVQKNSDVTLLYCKTKEQLADIFTKSLPAKKFELLRQKLGVCIS